The Cuculus canorus isolate bCucCan1 chromosome 5, bCucCan1.pri, whole genome shotgun sequence DNA segment ttcttatttttctgtacaggCTGctctgggttttggtttgttgggtttttttatcctaataatgtgtattttaatCATAACAATGTATTCCCTCTTTGGGATTAGTCCCTTCTAGATAGCTGTCTTTGCATTAGTAACATTTTGCCTGCATACTGCAAAATGCTGTGTTCGTTTTTATGAATTGCCCCAGTTGAGCTGTTATTCTGTTGTATTTCTTATGCCAGACTTCCAACAAAGATAATGAAAGAAGTGAGGACAACCTTGGTAGCTTCCTTTCACAGCTGAAATTCCTTAGTATATATCAATTAGATTTTATCCTGGCAGAGATGGACAGTTTATTAAAATCTTCATCTGACCTTTATGCTCATCACTATCAGCGGTGATTCTAAGCTACTGAAATGTAAATTGATAGTGTGATTTATCAAATATTTGTGCAACATAAATGAAGGGACAACATAAAGCAATGTACCCAGAGAACAGGTATTGTTAACCTACCGCAAGAGAAGGGGTTTGCAGTTATCTGTATACACCTCTCACAAGCTGCACATTAAATCATAGAGTGAACTCCCTTCCTAGCTCCTGGTTCAGGACTGGTACAAGCTGTTCATAAAGCAGGCTGAGCAGAAAGCTGTgtctgcagccccagcacctgGGGAAAGTAGAGGGTGATAAAGATGTCTCCATACCCATCACTTTCCACTGTATTGGTTTTAACACCAAGTGTATCAGTGCCAACTTCTACAGCTCCACAGGGTGCAGGGACCACTTCTGGGTCTACCTCAGAAGACTCAGTCCATACACTGCAGGATGGCTGATATACTGGGCACATGATAGCCACATTATCAGGAGATAATGTATCTGGATGCTTTTGTATGGCATAGACAGCCTGCTTCCCAGAGTAGGAAGTTTCTTTTTATCAGGATAACCAGCACTATAGGGCCATTAAGCAAATTGGATCGGTGGGTACTATCATAATGTCCCAAATCTTTGGTTCTACTTGTATCGTGAGCTCTTTATGTGGGATGTAGACctattttactctttcttttatctttctcatGCTAAAGTAATGCAAACCCATCATTTGAACAAAGAAAGTCTGGCAGAAGGGAACAGTCTTAAtgaaggagctgcagctgaaagCCTGGTTGAAATGTGGTGATGTGGGTGCCAGCTGGCCAGTGTTTCCCTCACACAAGTCTGCATGAACAGACCAACTGCAAGCTCCATGTCATACATCAATGCTAAGTGACATTCAGGAAGGGTACAAAATTACGGGTCACTAGCCTGGAGCTGTAAAGGGGGATAAGGAGTAAGAGAAGACAGTAGTAAAAGCAGTGAcagggaatgaaaagaaaaattaagaattggaaaaaagtatgtattttgTTATTagccagaaattatttttgcaaattactcttcattatttttgtacATGTTTATTCCTCTTAGAAAGGAATTTTCCAAATTCCCCTTCTCTCTAACtataaaagaaattctgaattgtAGGCAAGAGAAGCTGTATCACTTCCAGCGGGTCTGGTTACAACTCAGTACCAGTGTACAATAGCATccaaacattttctcttctgccatGCCTGCCAAGTACTACAAAGCATTCCCACTCTGATAGCAGAGTCAGCCAACACTGTCCTGGCTGGGGAAGTGTGTGTCAGTGTAGGACAGCTAGGAGGAACTGGCATGGGTTTGACTTACAGGTTTGTGGGAAaatgggatggagagaggaaatTTGCTATTGCCTGGTGGGCTCAGAAAttgaggaaagggagaaaggcagCTCTTGAGAAACAAAGACCTAATACAGGAGAACTATTAGTCCTCTGAATGTGGGCTGCATGCTGAATTTGGGGAAGGCTTTTTCCAAAAGCTGCCAAGCCACAGCCTATCTGCAGATCTGCAGCCCTAGAGTGAGCCCATCCCCACACGAGGGCCAGCACCACACGGATACAGTGCACAGGGAGAGGTGTGCATGAGGCGGGGCTGAGGAAGGAGTACACCCACAGCATGTTGAAGAGGGGCACAGGCTTCAGTGAGAGCAGTGGGAGGTCTGTCATGTTCAGACAGTCACAACTGTGCTGGGTTTGCATTGACAAAAttaatctgtttgttttcatggcAGACCAGAATGAAGACATGTCCAATACCAGTGAGTCTGTGTCACTGGCTGACACCTCAGCAGAGAAGGTCATGCAAGGAGCTGACGCTGACCTAGAAGAGAAGGCCACACAAGGAGCTGATACTGACCTAGGAGAGCAGGCCATGCAAGCAGCTGATACTGACCTAGGAGAGAAGGCCACGCAAGGAGCTGATACTGACCTAGAAGATGAAGGTGAATGTTTTGTGACCATCTGCCCTCACTAGCCTTCCCCTTACCGAGCTGTGCTACCAACCAGTATGTATCTGAAATGGAGACCAAGGACACAGCCCTGCCAGGGTCCTGACAACCACACATAATCTAGCAGTCAATAAAGGCAGCGGGGGAAGAATTTCCCTCTAAGAGCTCTCCCTTTGACATCAAGCATCTTTCTTCAACTGCTCTCTGTCCAGCATGACTATTCCTTTATTCCTTCTTCACTCCTCTAGTCCTACCAACATGCTACCAACATTGCCAGCCCActgcctgggcagcaggaggagctaGCTGAAGCCAGGGATGGAATTGAGGCCCTATTTGTACCCTCCTGATGAAACATTGCATAGCAATTGAGGTCTGTGTGCCATAGGTTTGCCACAACTGTCCTAGAGTTTTCTTTTGGCTCTCCTCTTAGCTACTGCCTAGTGAAGTCAGTCTTCTAGCTAAACAAGGCTTGCATTCATTTTTGTAACAGTAGGATTTGTCCATAATCTAGGATGAGAACTTTTTAACTTgttataaatggaaagaaaacaaaaaaacccataagaatgcaagaaaaaaaagacttttgttAGAGGCCTGAAACTGAACTAGAAAAGGCATTGATGAGAGGCGATTTTGTCTTGAGGTCAGACCGCTGAATGCATATAACAACATGGAGAAATATGAGCTCTAAGTATGGGGGTTGATGAAGGAATTCCAAATGACAGGTTTTTGTGGAAATACCGCCGCCAGCTGCACTGATGTATCTCACTGCAGCTGTGTCAACAACACCCAATGGCCAAGACAAGAATGCTGGGATTCTTTCTGCTGGTATTAAGCCAGAATGTTCCgagctgccccagctctgctggcagtATCAGCTGTGTGCTTCAATTAagattttaacaaaaaagaaaaaggaagatgtttttgCCTGATGTCAGGAATTCTCAATTACACCAAGAAAGGTTTAGTCACATTGCAGACTGGTGAGAAGATACAGTAAGTCACTGGATGCCAAATGGAGAAGCAAGGAAGATACTTTAACTCTTGGACATCTAAGATAAAGGGAGAGGGACAACTAAGGGCCAATAATCCTGTAAGAGTAAAACCCTGTTGTTGTTGCACAGTATTACTTTATTGTATTAGGTtacttaatttatttaaaagaggaCAGAGGACACTGAATGCACCACTCATCAATATACTTTTTCTCTATAGGTCCTGTGAAGGCCTTTGCAGGCATTATGGGTGCAGAGCTGTACTTGGAAGCATGCAAGCTGATGAAGGTGGTGCCTGTCTCGATCTTTATTCGGAACTTGGCCAAGCCTTATATAAACCTGAACCACTATGGTCTAGGACCGAAAGGTGTCAAAGCCATTGCTATTGCTCTGGTGGTGAGTAACCAATAAAAGTGGAGCCACTGTTCTGAAGAACAGTCGGCATTTTAGACCTCTCTCAGGCCTGGAAGTCATCACTGAATACATAATATGGGAGAAAAAGACATGTAGCTTCCCCATAGGAGCTCTGAGCATCACTGATGTTTCTAATTCCCTGCATAGGAAGGTCTTATGTGGCAGCTGCTGGTCTTTGTTGGAGTTACCCCCAAGAGCAAACTGATAATTTTCCATGGAATAGAAGTCCCAGTGCTTCTAACCACTACAGGGCCAAAAGCAGGGCTGGAGGGACTGGTATCTCCCACTCTGTGTCCTGTATAGGGATGTGCTACACTCACCAGTGGACAGGCCCAGGATGCGTGAACTGGAGCTCAGATCTGATCCTGTGTCTCTAGGCTGACAGAAAGTAACGGCAAGTCCTACCCACTCAAAACCTCTCCAAATATCATCTCTTTTCTATGCAAATTCTCACTGCCATGGCTCTGTCATGTCACCTAATCACTGTTATGCTTAGGACGCGCAATGCTTTCTGAGGTTTGGAGGAAATGTCCAGTGTCTGTTGAGCTGAGGAAACTATCTCCTTCATTAACTTCTAAGCAGTTTTTTGTGTGTCTTTGTTTACCTTTGTGTCTTGCCAGTCCAATGCAGCTGTCACCCATTTAGAGTTGGAAGACAACATCATTCTTGCAGAAGGAGCCATATGCATAGCAAAGATGCTACAGCGGAATTCCACCCTTCAAGAACTGGTATCCAGTCTGGCATAGTTTGTAGCCAAAATTCTCACTCACTAAGTTCAATCATTCCAGTATGATTTTAACCAAATAACCATGTTCCCATGCAAAAATATTCACATTCTGAAAGTCACAATAGTTTGTGCTGATGTACTTTTAAAAGGTGCaagcttctgaaaagcagaagtgtGCACATGATGGCAGTCTGATGAGGCTGAAACTGTTCTCTTAATTAGCAGATGTGACAATAATTACCATAACTAAGACTTTCTAATTCATGCTTAAccaatggaaaaaatgttttggtcaAGGATTTTCATTCTCCAATATGACATGGGGAAATTTTTCTAAACAGACCAAGGGAATAATGCAAAACTTTCAGATACGAACTAGTAGGAATGTTCCTTCGATCTGAAACAGGGGTatccaaaatgcattttgataGGCTATGGGATCTGTTTCACACTGGAAGAAAAGATTCTAGGCCAAATGCTTCTTAATTCAGTGAAGACAAAGACCCATGTAAAACTGGTGGCTGTTGGGAAGGATACAGGGTTAAACACACCCATAACTCTCATGTTAATTATATATCTAGCTGACATTTCTCATATTACTCGTCTTGCATTATTCCCTTGATATCTTGGGCATTAAGAAGACAATAAAGCTAATCTGTTCTTTGGATTCATCCTTCttgttctctcttctttccttccagaaCATCTCCAATAACCACCTTGACACAGCAGGTGCTGAAGCCATTGCTGGCTTGCTTTTGGATAACGTATCCTACCTCCATGCTCTTCAGCTCTCAGGTGGGCTGTTACGGCAGTGGGAGTGAAATAGCATGTATTTCATTCCAGTCTCTCATCCTGAGAATATTAGTCAGACTATGGGCAAAATCAGTCTCTGAGCTATGTCTCTCATAGGAATTCAGAGTAACAGTGGAAATATAGATTTATACTGATGTGATTAAATATTTGGCCTGCTCAACCTCCAGCACCTCTGAAAAACAGTCCCTTACAAGAAACTTAGATAATTGTTAGACTGTCTCCAACATCTTGGGGTAATTCTACTCTATGGAACGAAGTTGAATGGTGACTAATTTCTTACAGCCCGATATGGGCTGTGATAACTGGAGATTCCTGCAGATCCCAGCAGAGTGCTGAGGAGGAGATCAGTGCAGTGCTAATATACTTTTCCTCCCTAGGAAACAACTTTGGGGACAAGGCTGCGTCATACCTTGCTGAGGCATTAACGGTGAGTTACCTGAAATCCAAGGTCATTTGCAGTCTTGGCTGTGTAACAGACTCTCCTGATCTTGAAGCTGCTACTCACTTGGCATGCTTTCACTTGGCAATGCCCATATGATTTCCTGGCATAATTCCGCTAAGTGCCTTTTGCCTGCTTCAGAAATGAGAGAATCTGGGAGGACACAGAGCAGGATGGATTGCTTTAACAGTTTCTCAGGGCAGCTGTGTAAGTCTGGTTGAGAAACGAACCCTCAGGACTGTaaaacagaacagcagaacAACATCTGGGTGtcagaaaattttaaagaagcatAAGTAACCCAACTTTGTATCATTTTGCGATTCTCCagtaaaatgaagatatttgaCTTCTCCGATTAGTTCTGTCTCAAAGTTTCTGCATCATTTAGCCACGAGAAGCTGCCTTTAAGCAAGGCCTTGCCTTGACCTGATACTGGAAAGTGCTCTTGGTCAGAGTGCAGTGGTGAAACAGAGGAAGGAATAGAATTGCAGGATGTGTTGCAGGCCAGACATGAGCTGTGTGGGGGAAGGTGGCACAACACAAGTCCTACTGATTTTGCTGCTTTGGGAAGGCCATCACTGTGATGTTACATGTCTGACAAAGCTGTAGGTTGGGACACATAGTGCCACAATCTCTGTGCTGATGACATCCCGTGCACTGAAGATTTCACTATGTCTGGTATCCCTCTGTTTCATCCTCACATTGGGGCCTTGGCATGACAGCTGGTTGCAGCTGGCTGGAAGATCTCATTGTCTTTGCACATTTGTCTCTCCGCAGGgcaattttaaattgaaagagcTGGACCTCAGCCACAATGAGTTCACTGAGAAGGGAGGACAGCTCCTGGGACAAATGATCGGTAACTTAATTTATTACTCCCACAAAGCCAGGAGTACAGGCACTGGGGTCTTCATGGTGTCAGCACAGTAAACATGTATTTCCTTCTCCAGCAAAAATGCCGCGAGGCTTGGTGGGTAGTACAAAAGACAGGGTGAACGGATTTAGAGCTTCCTGCCTGGTCCACAAGCTTACCCTCATCACCCACAGCACCACACTATGACTGGTGTCACAGGACACAAATACAGGATGAGAAACCACAATAGCAGAGcagtgtgtgtgagagagaagggagctgaAAGAGAAGTCCTTCAGgaagaataaagcagaaaactgtattttactaAAATCAAATAGGATCAGAACTGTTTGTTTTAAGCTTTTGATTAcaaatttcaatttttcttaAGTAGCCCAAACCCTAATGGTTTGAGACATTGCACAGCAAGCAGCAAAGGAAGCAGactaggaagaaataaaattaagctgCCAAATTTATCTGTTCAGACAAAGTGAGATCCAAAGTGTGCCAGTAGCCCTGGTGAGGCAAAGCTAACAAAACAGTTATGGTCTTTGAGTAATCTCAGGTGCTATTAGTGCACTGGGAAAGACTTGCATGAGTATCTGAGGGCTCTTCTTCCCTCAGTATGTCCAGCACAGCTGCTACCATAATGACCACAAGCCTCAAGTGTTCCTTGAACATTTCACTAACACAATGCTTTCGGTTTAATTAACACTTTAGTTCTCCTGGTTCAGTATTTCCACTGATATGAACCTTCTTCTGATTACAGTCCATGTCTTTAAAAAGATGGATCAATTATAAGTGCAGTGAGGGACAAGGCACTGTGCCCCAGCTTTGGACAAGCATGCAGTCGACACAGAGATCAGCATTAAAACTGGAGACCTTCCTAGCCCAGAAAAATACCTCTCCAAACTTACAGCTCTCCTTAGGTCTTACAGCTCTCAGGTCTCAGGTCTTAcagctctcctcttctttcaggTCACTTGAGGCAGGAGCAACAGAGATTACTGCAGAATCAGTTACttccctgttttgtttcttaaggGAATATTTTTAAGTCAGCCTAACTCACCATCTGCCTCTATCCAACCTCCTATCTATGGAAAATCTGgatgagaaattatttctgagaatAAGAGGCAAGTGTTGGCAGCAAGTCCCACCCCTCCCAGTTGTCGCAGTAGACACGAATGGATTCACACATATACTGCTCTAAGTAGGACTTTCACCATGAGGTGTGCTATGTATGTGAATTGGCAAAGGCACATATACAGCTGGGCACAGCTACCATATGAAGCTGAATTCCTCTCTTATGCTAATCAAACATACACAGAGTGAGTTGATATTTTTGATGGGGCAAGGAGAATCCAGCCATTTTTCACAGTAAGAAACACAGAGAGTTTCTATTAACATATGAaatcctccctttctccaccttCCTCCTTTACAACTTACTCTTTGATTAAGCCAGAAAATAAGGGTATTCCCTTTCTGCTTGTGATCAACAGCCCATTATTTGTTCTTTGGGTGCTGTGGACAACAACGTCTCTGTAGGTACAGGTTCCTCCTACTGCAATTAATGAAGGCTGTTGCTGAACCCCCCGGCAAGCTTTCTGTTAGTCCCTAAATTTGGGTTAGCAGCTGTGTCCAGACCCCTCTTCATGAGCTAATATCTCAGTTTCTCTCTCCTAGACATCAACACAACACTGGAGATTCTGGACCTGAGCTGGAACTACCTGAGAAGGAAGGGAACAGTAGCGCTGGGCAGAGGTCTCAGGGTAGGAATGCCCCTGTTTTTTTATACCCTTCACAGTGATTATTACCAGGAGCTGGTTGAAACATTGATTAGGAACTCACAATCCTGAGATCTGAGCAGGATTCAGTAGCTATAGCAAGGCTCATCCTACTGACAGTGACAGCGCCAGGAGAAAGACTAAAGTAGTGAGTACGTCTGGTGACTTAATGTGGATGGAGAGAACCTGGTGATATTGCAAAGATATTGTATCCATTTTGGCTGGTTGGGTGTGATTCAAGGGATGCTTCTGTCTCGGCCAGGCAAGAAAGGGTTGAATGGTACAGAAAACGGATGTGCAGTAGCTAAgatccctcttctctccctggAGGTAAATGGTGCACTGAAAATACTCAACCTTTCTTGGAATGGCATTGGCAATGTGGGAGCACTGGCCCTAGGAGAAGCTCTCAGCGTCAATAATGTGCTGGTTCATCTGGACATCAGCAACAACCAGATCGACAACGAGGGAGCCAAGAATCTCTGCAGGGGCCTTGAAGTCAATGGAAAACTCAAAATCCTGAAGGTAAAATACAGTTCAGGCATAGCTGGAGGAGTAAACAGAGCAAGCAGGAAGATCTGAATCAGGAGGGACAGAAGACAGAGATGGTCTGTCTGAGCTAGAAATGGAGGAAATTAGTATTGCTCTGTATTGAAGGTGAGCAGAGTAGAAGGAAATTCTGTCATGTGAATTTCTTCCAGGGCAACTAAATGGCACTGTTCCCTCAAAAAAGCCCTCAGGGACTGGCTTGGCGTAATCCCACCTCTCTTATCACACAAAAGTTATTGATTCATGCCATAACTAGTTTTAGTTAAGTGCGAGCCTAGGCAACATGCCTAGCAGAGAACCTGGGCATTCAAGAGGTctacatatatacataaaatgGAGTTGTGAAGATACATATGTACAGGTCACATGCATTTCAGCCTAACACAAAGGTTCACACTGAAGTTTGCAGGTGGGCAAATGTGTGTCTTTCTCAGTGTGTTAGTTAATAACTTGCTAAAACTTTAttgaaacacaaaacaaactaTCATTGCCATGTCAGGGCGATGTCACAGCACTACATAAAAGAGAGAAGTATTATCAAGtcctggaaaaagaaagccaaaactgccttttttaGATCAATAATCCTGGAAGGGGCAATACTGAATGACCAGCCAAGCTGGCTTCAGAGGTTAGCTAACATGTCTTCTCAATCCAAGATCATTCTCCAGGAATTCACCTTAGAAAAGTCAGCTTGCTTATGAGCTGCATTCTCACCATCCTGAAAGCCGGCAAACGGCAGTATGGTGGTTGAGGGCATTTCTAAAACTGTTCATGTAGGCCTGTCTTTGACGCCTGTCCTTGTAAATCACTGCAACCACACCAGTCTTTGGGACTGCTGGTTTAGATTATGTAACTAAATGTGTCTCTTTACCTTGCTCTTAACCTGACTTGAGATAAGGTCACTAGCTTACACCAAGGCATTCCTCTCTCTATGTAGCTGCACAGGTTGTCTTAGGAGCTGATAACACAAAAGACTTAAATGGCCAACATTAACcaagaaagttttctttcaaatagtGGGAGTGGGGACAATGCCATAATTCCAGACAGCTAGACCTTGTaggccagaggcagccagccAGCCTGAGCTCTGATCTGCTGTGCTGCCAAGAGGAGCCAAAGGTATGGGAAATGTCCTGAGAGGCATATTCCAATCCAGAGGGACCCTATTACCCAGCACACATTCAAATGTAGTCCATTGCCTCAGCCTCTTCCCCATCATGCCACTGAACATGATCCACAATCACATGCTCCTGTGTGACAGATACAAGGGGCCTGACAAGTACAATGTCACACAAGGAAACAGAGAGGCTGAGAAGGCAAATGCACTGGGAAATTGCAGTGTACAGTTTTGTGGGATAGAGACAAGAGTTGATGAGATAACAGAAAAACCCATCAAAAGGGAACATAGTTATGCTACAGCCCCGCTGAAGAATGGGAAGAAAGGGTCATCCTTGAAGACATTACAGAATGTCTTCTGTCGGGACATGAAATCCTCATTCTCACCATGTCTGGCTTTAtgtcttttcttccacagatgGCAAATAATCCTCTGACTGTGGAAGGTGCCACTGCACTACTCACATCTGTCAGAAAGAACCCAAATTCCATGATGGAGGAGATCAACATCTCGGTAAGACCTTATGTGCTGGAAGACCTCCGAGTCCATACACTATACATTCTTAGCAACTAGGTGGATAGCAGAGCTGCCCCCTTTCAAAATTGTTCTGAGACTCATcgtttttttcatttatgcacAGCCATTAACAAAAAGAGGATATTATTGACAGTACTTCTG contains these protein-coding regions:
- the LRRC74A gene encoding leucine-rich repeat-containing protein 74A isoform X1; protein product: MGSQSNRVSSTECHPLELEGADQNEDMSNTSESVSLADTSAEKVMQGADADLEEKATQGADTDLGEQAMQAADTDLGEKATQGADTDLEDEGPVKAFAGIMGAELYLEACKLMKVVPVSIFIRNLAKPYINLNHYGLGPKGVKAIAIALVSNAAVTHLELEDNIILAEGAICIAKMLQRNSTLQELNISNNHLDTAGAEAIAGLLLDNVSYLHALQLSGNNFGDKAASYLAEALTGNFKLKELDLSHNEFTEKGGQLLGQMIDINTTLEILDLSWNYLRRKGTVALGRGLRVNGALKILNLSWNGIGNVGALALGEALSVNNVLVHLDISNNQIDNEGAKNLCRGLEVNGKLKILKMANNPLTVEGATALLTSVRKNPNSMMEEINISNVLVNETFIKLLDLVCQTRPELDVIYGEVEGCVAKIPKQHPSPMKVIQNYLKEHNLQLWDFFSNIDKDGSMKIPVAVFRRAMMQQSSIPLDRVQIGELVRKLDWNQTGFVDYRHLKEQEPTQKPVEGEVEEEKDKP
- the LRRC74A gene encoding leucine-rich repeat-containing protein 74A isoform X2, producing MGSQSNRVSSTECHPLELEGADQNEDMSNTSESVSLADTSAEKVMQGADADLEEKATQGADTDLGEQAMQAADTDLGEKATQGADTDLEDEGPVKAFAGIMGAELYLEACKLMKVVPVSIFIRNLAKPYINLNHYGLGPKGVKAIAIALVSNAAVTHLELEDNIILAEGAICIAKMLQRNSTLQELNISNNHLDTAGAEAIAGLLLDNVSYLHALQLSGNNFGDKAASYLAEALTGNFKLKELDLSHNEFTEKGGQLLGQMIDINTTLEILDLSWNYLRRKGTVALGRGLRVNGALKILNLSWNGIGNVGALALGEALSVNNVLVHLDISNNQIDNEGAKNLCRGLEVNGKLKILKMANNPLTVEGATALLTSVRKNPNSMMEEINISNVLVNETFIKLLDLVCQTRPELDVIYGEVEGCVAKIPKQHPSPMKVIQNYLKEHNLQLWDFFSNIDKDGSMKIPVAVFRRAMMQSSIPLDRVQIGELVRKLDWNQTGFVDYRHLKEQEPTQKPVEGEVEEEKDKP
- the LRRC74A gene encoding leucine-rich repeat-containing protein 74A isoform X3, with product MSNTSESVSLADTSAEKVMQGADADLEEKATQGADTDLGEQAMQAADTDLGEKATQGADTDLEDEGPVKAFAGIMGAELYLEACKLMKVVPVSIFIRNLAKPYINLNHYGLGPKGVKAIAIALVSNAAVTHLELEDNIILAEGAICIAKMLQRNSTLQELNISNNHLDTAGAEAIAGLLLDNVSYLHALQLSGNNFGDKAASYLAEALTGNFKLKELDLSHNEFTEKGGQLLGQMIDINTTLEILDLSWNYLRRKGTVALGRGLRVNGALKILNLSWNGIGNVGALALGEALSVNNVLVHLDISNNQIDNEGAKNLCRGLEVNGKLKILKMANNPLTVEGATALLTSVRKNPNSMMEEINISNVLVNETFIKLLDLVCQTRPELDVIYGEVEGCVAKIPKQHPSPMKVIQNYLKEHNLQLWDFFSNIDKDGSMKIPVAVFRRAMMQQSSIPLDRVQIGELVRKLDWNQTGFVDYRHLKEQEPTQKPVEGEVEEEKDKP